The bacterium genomic interval CCGCGACGGCACGTCCCGCGCCGAGCTGAAGCTCGTGAACAGCGCGCTCAAGGAGCTTCGCCACGCCTTCCGCGTGTTCAGCCCCTACGCCGAGACCCGCAAGGTCGCGGTCTTCGGGAGCGCGCGGACACCGGCGGATCATCCCGACTATCTGCAGGCCTACGCCTTCGCGGAGGCGATGACCCACCACGGCTGGATGGCCATCACCGGCGCCGGAGACGGGATCATGGGCGCGGCCCAGGGCGGCGCCGGTCGCGAGTCCTCCTTCGGCGTCAACATCCGGCTGCCCTTCGAGCAGACCGCGAACGAGACGATCGCCGGCGACGAGAAGCTGATCAACTTCCGGTACTTCTTCACGCGGAAAGTCGTCTTCGTGAAGGAGGCGCACGCGATCGCCCTCTTTCCGGGCGGTTTCGGGACCCACGACGAGGGCTTCGAGGCGCTGACGCTGATGCAGACCGGGAAGAGCGAGATCGTCCCGATCGTCTTCGTCGATACGCCCGGCGGTCGCTACTGGCACGACTGGAAGGACTACGTCGAGACCCACCTCCGCGATCGCGGCCTGATCGACGCCGACGACATGAACCTCTTTCGCGTCACCGATTCGGTCGACGCGGCCGTGTCCGAGATCGAGGGCTTCTACCGCAACTACCACTCCAGCCGATACCTCGAGGGCAAGCTGGTCCTGCGTCTCCACGAAGCGCCGAACGACGCGCATCTCGAGGTGTTGAACGACGAGTTCGGATCGCTCCTGGCCTCGGGCCGGATCGAGCGAGCCGAGGCCCACGCCGACGAGCATCGCCTGCTCACCCACCTTCCCCGATTGCGCCTCCACTTCGATCGGAAGAAGGTCGGGCTGCTGCGCGCGCTGATCGACCGGGTGAACGGCTTCGCCGAAGAGATCGCGCCGCCGGACGACGCGCGCCGCGTCGCGATCTTCGAGACCCCGCTCCCCGAGGCACAGGAGGCGGCAGAGGCGTACGAGGACGAGGGATAGACGCCTCTCGAAACACCTCCGGCCGGCCCCTCCGGCCGCAGCGGAGGGCGGCTCGGCGCCCTAGGATTGGGGGCCCCGCGCGGCTCGCTCCACGCCGCACGTTCAACCCAACGAGGCCCCGTCCGATGTCCGCCGCCGAATCCCGAACGATCGATCTGCTCGATCGCGCCCTCTACGAAGGGGACCCCCAGCCGACCTACACCTGGCTGCGCGAGCACGCGCCGGTCTACTGGGACGAGACCAACGGGATCTGGGGGATCTCCCACCACGCGGACATCGTGGCGATCTCCCGCGATCCGAAGCGCTTCTCGAGCGGCTCGGGCTCGCGCCCGAACATCAGCGGCTCGGGCTCCATGATCGACAACGACGACCCGAAGCACCTCGCCTATCGGCGGATCTTCCAGAAGGAGATCACGCCGCGAGGCGCCAAGCAGTTCATCGATCGGATCCAGCGGATCGTCGACGATCTCGCTGACCGCCTCGAAGGGCAGGCGGAGTTCGACCTGGTCAAGGAGTTCGCGATCCCGCTCCCGGTTCGCGTGATCGTCGAGGCCCTCGGGCTCCGGGACGAAGACTGGCCCCGCTATGCGGAGATCGCCGAGGTCACGATGGCGGCGGGAGGCGGCCCCAAGTACGCCGACGAGCACATGATGAACACGGCGACCGGCTACTTCCAGGAAGCGCTGGGCGTCGTCGCCCAGCGACGCGAACAGGGCTTGGGCGAGGACTGGTTCTCGAAGATGATTTCGAAGGCCGAGGACGGGGACGCGGCCCGCGACGATGCGTTGATCGCTTCGGAGTCGCTGCTCCTTCTGAACGGTGGCTCGGACACGACCCGGCACGTGATCGCCGGCGGGACCCTCGCGCTCCTCGAGCATCCCGAACAGTTCGAGCTCCTCAAGCGGGAGCCGGAGCGCCTGCCGCTCGCGATCGAGGAGATGATCCGCTGGGTCACGCCGCTCCTCAACATGCGCCGGACCGTGACCGAGGACCTCGAGATCCAGGGCGTGCCGCTCGAGGCGGGGGATCAGGTCCTGCTGATGTACGCGGCGGCGAACCGCGACGAGCGCGTGTTCGATGATCCGCAGACCTTCGACATCACGCGCGACCCGAATCCGCACCTTTCGTTCGGAATCGGGACCCACTTCTGCATGGGCGCGAACATCGCCCGCCTCGAGCTCAAGCTGGCCTTCCAGAAGATCCTCGAGACCTGGCCGAACATGGAGCGCGCGACCGAGGGTCCGCTCCCGATCAACGGCCCGGCCTTCGCGCGCGGGCTCCGGACCCTTCCGGTCCGACTGCGCGCCTAGCACGACCCGAGACGCAAGGGGAAAGAGAGATGGGTAAACGCGCCGCCGCCCTCGTCGGCTTCACCGAGTGGGCCCCCGAACGGAAATGGGAGCGCCCGATGTTCGGGATGGAAGCCTGCGCGGCCCTCGCCGCGGAGGCGCTCGCCGACGCGGGGATCGAGAAGGGCGCCGTCGACGGTCTCGTGACCGGCGGCCTGCAGGACTCGCCGATGTTCTCGCCCCTGGCCCTCGCCGAGTACCTCGACATCCAGACCCACTTCAGCGAGCAGGTCGACATCGGCGGCGCGAGCTCGGCCGGCATGATCTGGCGCGCGGCCGCGGCGATCGAGGTCGGCCTCTGCGACACCGTCCTCGTGCTCGTTCCTTCGACGCCGGCGCCTCCACAGGACGGCGCCGAGGCGCGGAAGATGGTGATGCCGCCCTATCTGGCGGGGGACGCCTGGGGCTCGCCGCAGGGGATCTACGACATCCCCTACGGCCTCGTGGCGGCGGCGCCGTCCTTCGCGTTGGTGGCGACGGCCTACATGGACGCGTACGGCGTGACCCCGGAGCAGCTCGCGAAGATCGCCGTCGACGAGCGCAACAGCGCGCTGAAGAATCCGAAGGCCGTCTTCAAGGACAAGCCGATCACCGTCGACGACGTCCTGGCCTCTCCGATGGTCTGCGATCCGGTCCATCTCCTCGAGATGGTCATGCCGTGCTTCGGCGGCGGCGCCGTCGTCGTGACGAACGCCGAACGGGCGAAGAAGGCGAAGCACCGCCCCGTCTTCCTCTCCGGCTACGGCGAGTACGTGAGCCACAAGACCGTCACGTACATGAAGGACATCACCGTCACGCCGGCGAAGCCCGCCGCGGACCAGGCTTTCCGGATGGCGGGCCTCGATCGCTCGAACGTCGACCTCTGCTCCTTCTACGACTGCTTCACGATCACGGTCCTCGCGACCCTCGAGGACACGGGATTCGCGCCGAAGGGACAGGGCGGGCCCTGGGTCGCCGAGCGCGACCTGTCCTTCGCCGGGGACTTCCCGCTGAACACCCACGGCGGACAGCTCGGGATGGGGCAGGGCGGGGCGGCCGGTGGGCTCTCCCACGTGGTCGATGCCTTGACCCAGATCCAGGGGCGCGCCGAAGACCGCCAGCTCGCGAAGGCGGACAAGGCGTACGTGACGGGGGTCGGCGGGCTCATGGCTTCGAACGTCGGACTCGTCCTGGAGGGTGCGTGATGCAGATCGAGCAGCCTTTCTCGGAGTCGGGCCGGCCGCTCCCGCGGCGCACGCCGACGAGCGCGCCCTTCCTCGACGGCGCGCGCAATGGCAAGCTTCGCCTCCAGCGCTGTCCGCGGGACGGCTTCTTCTTCTACCCGCGACCGCGATGTCCCGAGTGTCTCGGAGACGACTGGACGTGGGAGGACGCGAGCGGCCGTGGGCGCGTCTACTCCTATACGGTCGATCGCGTCGGCCTCGACCCGACCCAGCGCGATCGCCTGCCGCTGGTCGTCGCGATCATCGAGCTCGAAGAAGGACCGCGCATGACGTCGAACGTCGTCGGCTGCGCGGTCGAGGACGTGCGCGTCGGCATGTCCGTCGAGGCGACCTTCGAAGACCTCGGGTCGGAGACCCTCGTTCTCTTCTCGCCGACTGCTTGACCCACGGCGGCCGCGCGCTCGCGTCCGTCACGAAACCCCTCTCGCTCAGGAGCTCTCCTTCCCATGAAGTTCGTCATCTCCGCCGCCTTCCAGCCGCCGGAGCACATCGTCCCCATCGCGCAGGCCGCCGACGAGTCCGGCTACGAGGCGATCGCCTCCTCCGACCACGCCGTCTATCCCGAGACCCTCGACACGCCCTACCCCTACACGGACGACGGAACCCGGCGCTACGACGAGACTTCGCAATTCCCGTCGCCCTGGGTCCTCGCCGGCGCCCTGGCCACGGTCACGAAGCGGATCCGCTTCACGACCAACGTCTACGTCCTGCCCATGCGCAATCCCTTCATGGCGGCCAAGGAAATCGCGACGGCGGCGGCGCTGTCGAACGATCGGGTGACCGTCACGATCGGCGTCGGCTGGTCGAACCTCGAGTTCGAACTCGTCGAGCAGCAGTTCAAGCGCCGGGGAGCGCGCTGCGACGAGATGCTCGAGGTGATGAAGAAGGCCTGGAGCGGCGAGTGGGTCGACCACGACGGCGAGTTCTACCAGTTCGACCGGTTGAAGCTGACGCCGCCGATCCCGAAGGCGCCGATTCCGATCTGGGTCGGCGGGATCTCCGACTTCGCGCTCAAGCGCGCGGCCCGGAACGACGGCTGGCTCTCGGATCTGCAGACGACGGACGAGATCATCGAGTGTATCCGGAAGGTGCGCGCCTACCGCAAGGAGCTCGGGAAGAGCGAGGACTGCGACGTCATGGCGAGCGCCTCCGACGCCGCGGGGATCGACGGCTACGCGCGGCTGGGGGACGGCGGGGTGAACCACATCCTGACGATGCCCTGGGTCTTCTACCATGGGATGACCGATGACCTCGACCAGAAGGTCGACGGGATCAAGCGGTTCGCGGACGACGTGATCGCGAAGATGAGCTGAGGCAACGTAGGCGCATGCGTCCCGCGACACGACTCGGCATCGCTCTCGGCGTCCTCGTGGGCGCTCTCGGGGCCGTCGTCTGGAGCTGGACGTTCACGCCGCTCGGCCGGCTCGATCTCCAGGCGGCGATCATCGCGAAGATGTCGAGTCTCTTCGGCGATACGGACATGGACATGTCGCCGGAGGCGCGGGCCGCGGCGAACGACATGACGCGATCGATGCTCGCCGACGGCGGGCCGGACGCTCGGGTCGCGTCGGAAGACCGGACGGTCGCCGGACCCGGCGGCGAGATCCCGGTGAGGATCTACACCCCGCCTTCGGACGAACCGCTCCCGTTCTACCTCAACATCCACGGGGGCGGATGGTGGATGGGGAACGGGTACCTGATGGACGGACCCGTGCGCGCCCTCGCGGGCGCCGTGCCCGCGATCGTCGTCTCGGTCGACTATCGGTTGGCCCCCGAGCATCCCTATCCCGCCGGACTCGAGGACTGCGAGGCCGTGCTGCGTTGGATCGCGGACGAAGGCGCGAGCCTCGGTGGGGATCCGACGCGGATCGCCATCGGCGGTGCGAGCGCGGGCGGGAACCTCTCGGCGGCGCTCGCCCTCAAGGCGCGGGACGCCGGGGGGCCCGCGATCGCCGCGCAGTACCTGAACGTGCCGGCGACCGACCTCTCCGGAACCCGGGAGTGGCACTCCTTCGACGAGGCGTACGAAGGCTACGTCCTGACCGTCCCCGGGATCGAGCGGATGATCGAGGCCTACGTCCCCGACCCGCGCCAGCGGATGGAGCCCTACGTGAGCCCGCTCCTCGAGGGTCGCCTGCAAGGGCTCCCGCCCGCCCTCGTGGTGACGGCGCTCTTCGATCCGCTGCGCGACCAGGGCGAAGCCTATGCGCGCCGCCTGGAAGCGGCGGGGGTTCCGGTCACGCTGCATCGCGAGGACGCACTCCATGGGTTCCTCGGTTCTCCGGAACGCGCGGATCGCGTTGACGCCATGGCGGTGGACTTCGTTCGGCGCGCGCTCCACCCCTGAGCCGACCCGCGGGTCGGCCGCCTGGTTCACTTCGGATCCCGATTGCGAGGAGGCTCCCATGAACACATCGAAGCTGTTCGTCCTGACGGTCGTCGTGCTGACCTTCACCGGCCAGGCCCAGGCCGCCGATCGCCCCTATCCCGTCACCGAGGAGCGCGAGCCCTGTCGTGCCTACGACCCGCTTCGCCGACCGCTCTTCGGCGACACCCACGTCCACACCGCGTACTCCCACGACGCGAGCACCCAGGACACGCGGGCGACGCCGCGCGACGCCTACCGCTTCGCGAAGGGCCAGGCGCTCGGGATCCAGCCCTTCGACGAGAATGGCAAGGGCGGTCGAACGGTCCAGCTCCACCGACCCCTCGACTGGACGGCGCTCTCCGACCACTCCGAGATGCTCGGGGAGGTCCGGATCTGCCACGACCCCGAGCATCCCGAGTACGACAGCGACGTCTGCTGGAACAAGCGCAACGCACCGCTTCCCCTGCTCGGCTTCCTGGCGCGTCTGCAGGCCGGCGAACGCCACAAGATGTGCGGCGAGGGCGCCGAAATCTGTTATGCGGCGGCCCGAAGCGCCTGGGCGGACATCCAGGCCGCCGCCGAGGAGGCCTACGACCGGAGCGCGGCCTGCTCGTTCACGAGCCTGATCGGCTACGAGTGGACCAGCTCCCTCGGCGGCAATCTCCACCGGAACGTGCTCTTCCGGAACCACCTCGTGCCGGCCTACGCCCAGTCCTCCTACGACACGAAGAGTGCCTTCCGCCTTTTCGAGCTGCTCGAGGAGGAGTGCGTCGAGGGCCTGCCGGGATGTGACGCCGTCGTGATCCCGCACAACTCGAACCTCTCGTCCGACGGGTACATGTTCCAGTCGAGCCGGATCGTGACGGAGTCCGAACACGGCCGCGCCTTCGACGCCGAGGCGGCGCGGCTGCGGAACCGCTTCGAACGCGTGATCGAGATCATGCAGCACAAGGGCGACTCCGAGTGTCTGCTCGGGGGCGACACGACCGACGAGGCCTGTGGCTTCGAGAAGCTCCCCTACGACAACATGTCCGGCGCGATCGGCATGCCGAAGATCCCGCCGAAGCGCGCGGCGATGGTGCGAGAGGGGCTCAAGAAGGGGTTGCTCCTCGACGCAGATCTCGGCGTCAACCCGATGAAGTACGGCATCATCGCGAGTACCGACACCCATCTCGGAACCCCGGGGCTCGTCGCCGAGGACGGACACGTCGGCCACGGCGGCGCCTCGCGCGTGGCGTCCCCGGGCATTCCTCCCGGCATCCCCGACCACGTCGAGATGAGCCCCGGCGGGCTCGCCGTCGTCTGGGCCGAAGAGAACACCCGCGACGCGATCTTCGAGGCGCTCTCCCGCCGCGAGACCTACGGCACGAGCGGGACCCGACCCGAGGTGCGGTTCTTCGGCGGTTGGGACTATCCCGACGATGCGTGCTCGACAGGGAACCTCGCGAGCGTCGGCTACACCCAGGGCGTGCCGATGGGCGGTGA includes:
- a CDS encoding LOG family protein; protein product: MSPRRRYQLRRSDLNERIDDLIEAASREETDPGDAELIRQLVTTGVHLLRDGTSRAELKLVNSALKELRHAFRVFSPYAETRKVAVFGSARTPADHPDYLQAYAFAEAMTHHGWMAITGAGDGIMGAAQGGAGRESSFGVNIRLPFEQTANETIAGDEKLINFRYFFTRKVVFVKEAHAIALFPGGFGTHDEGFEALTLMQTGKSEIVPIVFVDTPGGRYWHDWKDYVETHLRDRGLIDADDMNLFRVTDSVDAAVSEIEGFYRNYHSSRYLEGKLVLRLHEAPNDAHLEVLNDEFGSLLASGRIERAEAHADEHRLLTHLPRLRLHFDRKKVGLLRALIDRVNGFAEEIAPPDDARRVAIFETPLPEAQEAAEAYEDEG
- a CDS encoding cytochrome P450, which gives rise to MSAAESRTIDLLDRALYEGDPQPTYTWLREHAPVYWDETNGIWGISHHADIVAISRDPKRFSSGSGSRPNISGSGSMIDNDDPKHLAYRRIFQKEITPRGAKQFIDRIQRIVDDLADRLEGQAEFDLVKEFAIPLPVRVIVEALGLRDEDWPRYAEIAEVTMAAGGGPKYADEHMMNTATGYFQEALGVVAQRREQGLGEDWFSKMISKAEDGDAARDDALIASESLLLLNGGSDTTRHVIAGGTLALLEHPEQFELLKREPERLPLAIEEMIRWVTPLLNMRRTVTEDLEIQGVPLEAGDQVLLMYAAANRDERVFDDPQTFDITRDPNPHLSFGIGTHFCMGANIARLELKLAFQKILETWPNMERATEGPLPINGPAFARGLRTLPVRLRA
- a CDS encoding thiolase family protein translates to MGKRAAALVGFTEWAPERKWERPMFGMEACAALAAEALADAGIEKGAVDGLVTGGLQDSPMFSPLALAEYLDIQTHFSEQVDIGGASSAGMIWRAAAAIEVGLCDTVLVLVPSTPAPPQDGAEARKMVMPPYLAGDAWGSPQGIYDIPYGLVAAAPSFALVATAYMDAYGVTPEQLAKIAVDERNSALKNPKAVFKDKPITVDDVLASPMVCDPVHLLEMVMPCFGGGAVVVTNAERAKKAKHRPVFLSGYGEYVSHKTVTYMKDITVTPAKPAADQAFRMAGLDRSNVDLCSFYDCFTITVLATLEDTGFAPKGQGGPWVAERDLSFAGDFPLNTHGGQLGMGQGGAAGGLSHVVDALTQIQGRAEDRQLAKADKAYVTGVGGLMASNVGLVLEGA
- a CDS encoding Zn-ribbon domain-containing OB-fold protein — encoded protein: MQIEQPFSESGRPLPRRTPTSAPFLDGARNGKLRLQRCPRDGFFFYPRPRCPECLGDDWTWEDASGRGRVYSYTVDRVGLDPTQRDRLPLVVAIIELEEGPRMTSNVVGCAVEDVRVGMSVEATFEDLGSETLVLFSPTA
- a CDS encoding TIGR03619 family F420-dependent LLM class oxidoreductase, with translation MKFVISAAFQPPEHIVPIAQAADESGYEAIASSDHAVYPETLDTPYPYTDDGTRRYDETSQFPSPWVLAGALATVTKRIRFTTNVYVLPMRNPFMAAKEIATAAALSNDRVTVTIGVGWSNLEFELVEQQFKRRGARCDEMLEVMKKAWSGEWVDHDGEFYQFDRLKLTPPIPKAPIPIWVGGISDFALKRAARNDGWLSDLQTTDEIIECIRKVRAYRKELGKSEDCDVMASASDAAGIDGYARLGDGGVNHILTMPWVFYHGMTDDLDQKVDGIKRFADDVIAKMS
- a CDS encoding alpha/beta hydrolase — encoded protein: MRPATRLGIALGVLVGALGAVVWSWTFTPLGRLDLQAAIIAKMSSLFGDTDMDMSPEARAAANDMTRSMLADGGPDARVASEDRTVAGPGGEIPVRIYTPPSDEPLPFYLNIHGGGWWMGNGYLMDGPVRALAGAVPAIVVSVDYRLAPEHPYPAGLEDCEAVLRWIADEGASLGGDPTRIAIGGASAGGNLSAALALKARDAGGPAIAAQYLNVPATDLSGTREWHSFDEAYEGYVLTVPGIERMIEAYVPDPRQRMEPYVSPLLEGRLQGLPPALVVTALFDPLRDQGEAYARRLEAAGVPVTLHREDALHGFLGSPERADRVDAMAVDFVRRALHP
- a CDS encoding DUF3604 domain-containing protein; the protein is MNTSKLFVLTVVVLTFTGQAQAADRPYPVTEEREPCRAYDPLRRPLFGDTHVHTAYSHDASTQDTRATPRDAYRFAKGQALGIQPFDENGKGGRTVQLHRPLDWTALSDHSEMLGEVRICHDPEHPEYDSDVCWNKRNAPLPLLGFLARLQAGERHKMCGEGAEICYAAARSAWADIQAAAEEAYDRSAACSFTSLIGYEWTSSLGGNLHRNVLFRNHLVPAYAQSSYDTKSAFRLFELLEEECVEGLPGCDAVVIPHNSNLSSDGYMFQSSRIVTESEHGRAFDAEAARLRNRFERVIEIMQHKGDSECLLGGDTTDEACGFEKLPYDNMSGAIGMPKIPPKRAAMVREGLKKGLLLDADLGVNPMKYGIIASTDTHLGTPGLVAEDGHVGHGGASRVASPGIPPGIPDHVEMSPGGLAVVWAEENTRDAIFEALSRRETYGTSGTRPEVRFFGGWDYPDDACSTGNLASVGYTQGVPMGGDLEARPDGAGAPNFLVSALQDPGTASRPGTPLQRIQIIKAWTEDGKAREQVYDVAGGPNDATVDLDSCTPLGAGARSLCSRWEDPDFDPDERALYYARVLENPTCRWQQHLCVDAGVDCSEPSTIGPGYEACCRNDFPKTQQERAWTSPVWYTP